One window of Rhinolophus ferrumequinum isolate MPI-CBG mRhiFer1 chromosome 26, mRhiFer1_v1.p, whole genome shotgun sequence genomic DNA carries:
- the PDIA4 gene encoding protein disulfide-isomerase A4 — MRPRKACLLVLLLALAQLLAVASAQDLDEDPSREDATEEEDEEEDDEEEDDLEVKEEDGVLVLNDANFDTFVADKDTVLLEFYAPWCGHCKQFAPEYEKIASTLKEHDPPIAVAKIDATSESALASRFGVSGYPTIKILKKGQAVDYEGSRTQEEIIAKVKEISQPNWTPPPEVTLVLTKDNFDEVVNDADIILVEFYAPWCGHCKKLAPEYEKAAKELSKHSPPIPLAKVDATAETDLAKRFDVSGYPTLKIFRKGKPFDYNGPREKYGIVDYMIEQSGPPSKEVLALKQVQEFLKDGDDVVIIGVFKAASDPGYQLYQEAANNLREDYKFHHTFSTEIAKFLKVSPGKLVIMQPEKFQSKYEPRSNVMDIQGSTEGSAIKDYVLKHTLPLVGHRKPSNDAKRYTRRPLVVVYYSVDFSFDYRAATQFWRSKVLEVAKDFPEYTFAVADEDDFAAEVKDLGLSESGEDVNAAILDESGRKFAMEPDEFDSDTLREFVTTFKKGKLKPVIKSQPVPKNNKGPVKVVVGKTFDSIVMDPKKDVLIELYAPWCGHCRQLEPVYTALGKKYKSHKDLVIAKMDATANDVTNDRYKVDGFPTIYFAPRGDKKNPIKFEDGNRDLEHLSKFIEEHATKPSRTREDL; from the exons ATCCTAGTAGAGAAGACGCCACTgaggaggaagacgaggaggaggaCGACGAGGAGGAGGATGATCTGGAAGTGAAGGAGGAAGACGGTGTGTTAGTCCTGAATGACGCCAACTTTGATACCTTCGTGGCTGACAAGGACACGGTCCTGCTGGAGTTTTACGCTCCGTG GTGTGGACATTGCAAGCAGTTTGCGCCAGAATATGAAAAAATTGCCAGTACTTTGAAGGAGCACGACCCTCCCATTGCTGTCGCTAAGATCGACGCGACCTCCGAGTCAGCACTGGCCAGCAGGTTTGGTGTGAGCGGCTACCCCACCATCAAGATCCTTAAGAAGGGGCAGGCCGTCGACTACGAGGGCTCCCGGACCCAGGAAG aaattattGCCAAGGTCAAAGAGATCTCCCAGCCCAACTGGACGCCTCCACCGGAAGTCACGCTTGTGTTGACCAAAGATAACTTTGACGAAGTGGTAAACGATGCAGACATCATCCTGGTGGAGTTTTATGCCCCCTG GTGTGGACACTGCAAGAAACTGGCCCCCGAGTATGAGAAGGCTGCCAAGGAACTGAGCAAGCACTCTCCGCCAATCCCCCTGGCGAAGGTCGACGCCACTGCGGAAACAGACCTGGCCAAGAGGTTCGATGTCTCCGGCTACCCCACCCTGAAGATCTTCCGCAAGGGGAAGCCTTTTGATTACAACGGCCCACGGGAGAAATACG GGATCGTGGACTACATGATCGAGCAGTCTGGGCCGCCCTCCAAGGAGGTTCTGGCCCTGAAGCAGGTCCAGGAGTTCCTGAAGGATGGAGACGATGTTGTCATCATTGGCGTCTTCAAGGCGGCGAGTGACCCGGGCTACCAGCTGTACCAGGAGGCTG CTAACAACCTGAGAGAAGATTACAAATTCCACCACACCTTCAGCACTGAAATAGCCAAGTTCTTGAAAGTCTCACCAGGGAAGTTGGTCATAATGCAGCCAGAGAAATTCCAGTCCAAATACGAGCCCAGGAGCAACGTGATGGACATCCAG GGCTCCACAGAGGGCTCGGCCATCAAGGACTACGTGCTGAAGCATACCTTGCCCCTGGTGGGTCACCGCAAGCCCTCCAACGACGCCAAGCGGTACACGCGGCGCCCCCTGGTGGTCGTGTACTACAGCGTGGACTTCAGCTTTGACTACCGAGCAG CCACTCAGTTTTGGCGGAGCAAAGTGCTGGAGGTGGCCAAGGACTTCCCCGAGTACACGTTTGCCGTGGCTGACGAGGACGACTTCGCCGCGGAGGTGAAGGACCTGGGCCTCAGCGAGAGCGGGGAGGACGTCAACGCCGCCATCCTGGACGAGAGCGGCCGGAAGTTCGCCATGGAGCCCGACGAGTTCGACTCGGACACGCTCCGCGAGTTCGTCACGACCTTCAAAAAAG GAAAACTGAAGCCGGTCATCAAATCCCAGCCGGTGCCCAAGAACAACAAGGGGCCAGTCAAGGTCGTGGTGGGGAAGACCTTCGACTCCATCGTGATGGACCCCAAGAAGGACGTCCTCATCGAGCTGTACGCGCCCTGGTGCGGGCACTGCCGGCAGCTGGAGCCCGTGTACACTGCCCTGGGCAAGAAGTACAAGAGCCACAAGGACCTGGTCATCGCCAAGATGGACGCCACCGCCAACGATGTCACCAACGACCGCTACAAAGTCGACGGATTCCCCACCATCTACTTCGCCCCCCGTGGGGACAAAAAGAACCCAATTAAATTTGAGGATGGAAACAGAGATCTGGAGCATTTGAGCAAGTTTATAGAAGAACACGCCACAAAACCGAGCAGGACCAGAGAGGACCTTTGA